Below is a genomic region from Schistocerca americana isolate TAMUIC-IGC-003095 chromosome 1, iqSchAmer2.1, whole genome shotgun sequence.
CATTATGACTGACGAACTCTGGCACAAAAGTAGAAGGAGCTTTTAATTATGTACCCATATCTGTCATGAAAGCTGAGTTCACGTGATTCCCAGTTACATTAGAGCAATCATATTTAGAATCCTGTATTCCCTCAAATCACCTTCAAatgtaatcatgtattcttcctagtatgcagtacgcgcacaataagtaaaagtttGTTATTTGCTGttcttcctggtgttgcagttttgttgtgtgtgtgtgtgtgtgccggccgaagtggccgtgcggttaaaggtgctgcagtctggaaccgcaagaccgctacggtcgcaggttcgaatcctgcctcgggcatggatgtttgtgatgtccttaggttagttaggtttaactagttctaagttctaggggactaatgacctcagcagttgagtcccatagtactcagagccatgtgaaccatttttgtgtgtgtgtgtgtgtgtgtgtgtgtgtgtgtgtgtgtgtgtgtgagagtgagtgacagacagacagagagagagagaaaaagaaacaatGATCTGACACTAAAGATGATTCAGAATTTTTGTGTGCAAATGACTTAATTGTCATATTGAACTACGTGGAATGGAATGTAGTTGATCCAACATTTTATCTCTTAATTTTTCTCTCTGAATTGCACTGATAGTAATTTGGGTCATGGTggctatagtctgattaaaattacttgatagttgacacttcacacattggagctggtttcctccaatcagagtgctCAACGTCATGCCCGAACCGTTTGCCATTGCCAAACTGCCTCAACAGTTGGTTGATTCACTTCCAATTTCTTGTCTGgcattctttctttgtgtgtttggatcctgaatcacaggtctggcacttttatttcgtataTTATCATACATgatgaccacccccccccccccccccacacacacacacacacacacacacacacaatgatgctaataaaatacacacgtCATACACAGCACTAATTAAAAACACTTCTGGATacttccgcacaagaagcgattgAGCATCATGCGTGCAGTTATCATAATCACAGAAATTGGCTTACATCAGATAAACTTTGCACAACATTGTGTGGAACCGGGTTTTTTAAGGCTGCAGTTCATCATTCCGACTGGATGATCACAGTTAAAAATATAACAATGTGACTTATTGTTGTACTTTAGTGCAGTGGTTAGAGTATTAAACTGCCATGCTGAAGGTTGTTGGTTCGAATCTCGTCAAATgttgtgaaatttatttatttctaaatctaatcaaaagaatttgattatcattttcattcaattaattgctttaaatgtaatttttatatttataattattccttacatcattttcatcatcacattgattttttatttgctcttatttttttacatattattCTTTTTTTGTCTGGAATCTGCCTATTTTGTGTATAATTTGCAACCAAGTGCCAACAAGGACTGCTCATTGGTTGGTAATGTGGCAGTTTGTGTAGCCAGTGAGAGGATAGCTTCAGGTAACCTATGATAGCAAGAAACTAGTTtgcttttaattctgaaactgAACTTTTTCTGTCTTGAGTGATCGTAGAGGTTAACTTTAACAGCCATGAACAAAGTGATCATGATTTTTGTTCTGCTACAGAGTATTGACCACTGCTTTTGCAGATACATCGCACATAACAAGGTTGTGTGTAGGACtcaagtttaaattcagggctacaaaacacaTCTCCTGCCACAGtttagtcattggtcacttaaaatcagctgtcaacaGAGCATCTCACATTTGTGACATACCTTGTGGCAGCATCTTCCAACAATGCTCCACGTTACACATTAACATCATTTGTGAAGTGACTTGTCATGTTTCTGTGTTTCCTGAAACAGAGCAGTAgctggcagccgatgtggcaacactgtagcagcaAGTGAAAGAcctcaactatcaagtaattttaaatggaCTAAAGCTTCAAATGTGTCCATTCATTATTACCAGACTGGTTCTGAAACGCTTACTGAAAAAAGATTTATGCCTTTTGAGCTATTCATAACTGTTTAACTTTAAACATTCTGTATACATAATTTAAGTACCTATAATTCGCTGTATAACTGTTAATTATCATAGTTCTGTGAGTGAACTAgtattcagataaagcacagtgGAATATGTCTGAAAAATCTCTCTACTTTTTCAGGATTCATCTCTGCAGTCTTCAATGCCAGTAATTTGCTTGATTTGACACAATGAATTACCAAGAAACAACAGAAGATTTAAATACATTTGTCGACAAATTAGCCAACCTGATAAATGATACTTTCAAATCCTGCATAAAGAACTATGATACATTACTGCCGTTCATTAATCAAAAGGAAATAAATGCTAAAATACATCACAGATTAGTATTTGTTAATATACTGTTGAACAAGTTAAATGAAGAACTTTCAGGACTTATAACTGAATATGTAACTGTGTCACCATATGAACAAAAAGGGGAGACTGTTCTGTttgaaggagggaggaggagaagaaagtCCCATATGCTGAAGTTAGACGGACAACAGACTGAAAGTAAAAAAAGTCCATATTCCGATAATAGAAAGTGTTCCATTGCTTTAACTTCACAAACTGGAATCAATATACAATCAGATAATTTATTATTAATTGGTACTGAGAAAGCAATTAATACACAGCCACAGAAATTGGACATGCAagagaagaaaaatgtaaaaacagaAACACAAGATTTAAATAAATTTGAAGGAGGTACGCAGAGAATAATGTCTGATGTGGTTGATTTAGACAGACATGAGACCAAAAGTATAAAAATGGAATTGCCATTTTCCGATAATTCGAAGTGTTCCATTCCATTAACGTCACAGACTGGAACCAATATAAAACCAGAAAATTTGGTATTAAGGGATAATGAAGAAACAAGTAACACACAAGCACGGAAGGCGGACATGCAagagaagaaaaatataaaaactgaagcaCAAGAGTCAAATAAAGTTGAAGAAGGTAGAAGGGGAATAATATATGATGTGCTAGATTTAGGCAGACATCAGACCAAATGTATAAAAGTGGATGTGCCATTTTCTGATAATGCCAAGTGTTCCATTCCATTAACTTCACAGACTGGAACCAATGTAAAATCAGAGAATTCACTGTTAAGGGATAATGCACTGAAGTTGGATATGCAAgggaagaaaaatataaaaacagaaacacaAGATTCAAATAAAGTCAAAGGAGGCAGGAAGAGAATAACAAGCGATGTGCTTGATGTAGGCAGACACGAGACCAAAAGTATGAAAGTGGAAGTGCCATTTTCCGATAATACCAAATATTCCATTCCATTAATTTCACGGACTGGAACCAATATAAAGTCAGAGAATTCGGTATTAAGGGATAATGAACAAACCAGTAATATACAGGCACAAAAGTCAGACATGCatgcaaagaaaaacataaaaaccgAAGTACAAGAATCAAATGAAGTTGAAGATATACATGAATTCCCCATAACTAGTTGTCAGATTCCTGTGGCTCACAACTTCTATGACACTACAAATAATGGAGCAACAGTTCATTTTGCTGGTGATGGGGTAAATGCATCTGTTGTAGATAGACATGTAGTGGGTAATGTGTGTAATACACCTTTTGACACTCTTACTCACAgtgaaaataatgaaatgtgtgttcCATTACTAAATGTAGGAAGTGAGACTAGCAGTCAGGAGAAACGTGAAAACACTGTCAACATTCTTAGTAAAGATCATGACATTTACAGAGGACTGCGAGAAGAAGTTGGCTGTACCACTTCTCTTTCTGCCCATGCaaaaagatcatttgacagtaaaGAACCTCCTGTTACTTTCAGTACTTGTGATAATCAATCTGCTGTGTTACTAGGAGGGAGAGAAAATAGCTTTTACGGGGGATGGAGAGAAGCTCCTCATTGTCCTAGGACATATATAAACGGTGATGTCCCTGCTCAGAGATCAGAGAAATGGTGTAGAGCAGAAGATTCACTATGTGGTATCATAAAGATCAGGAATGGGATGTATAGATCTTCACTTTTTTGTGACATGGCAGTGTTTGGTCATGTGAGAGGAAAGCAGTATAAAAGAGCACGAATAACTGCCAGGAGAGAGAGAAAATTGGAGAATTTGATATTAATTGATAGAACAGTAACAAGTGATACAGAGGAAGAGAATTTGTTGTACATGCTtgcaaagaaaagcataaagatgAAACTACAAGATTTAAATAAAGTTGAAGGAGATGAGAAGAGAAGAATGTCTGATGCACTCGATTTAGGCAGACAGGAGACCAAAAGTATAAAAATGGAAGAGCCATTTTCTGATCATAAAAAGTATTCTATCCCTTTAACTTCACAGACTGGAATCAATATAAAGTCAGATAATTTGGCATTAATGGATAATGAAGAAACAAGTAATACACAGGCACAGAAATTGGACATGCATGTGAAGAAAAACATAAAATCAGAAGTACAAGAATCAAATGAAGTTGAAGGAATACATGAATCCCTCATAACTAGTCATCAGATTCCTGTGGCTCAGAAATTGTATAACACTACAAATAATGGAATGACCGTTCGTTTTATTGGTGATGAGGTAAATGCATCTGTTACAGATAGATATGTGCAGGATAATGCATTTGATAAACGTTTTGACACGTTTACTCACAGAGTAAATAATGAAGAGTGTATTCCATTTCGAAATGTAGGAAATGATACTAGCAACCAAGAGAAATGTGAAGACAGTGGCAGTGTTCTTAGTACAGATTATGACATTTACAGAGGACTGCAAGGAGAAGTTGGCCGTACCATTTGTTTTTCTGATGAAGTAAAAAGACCATTCGACAGTAAAGAGCCTCCTGTTACTTCCAGTACTTGTGATAAGCAATCTGCTGTGTTTATAGAACAGAGAGCAAATAGctgtattgagggagggagaagagCTCCTCATTCTCGTATAAAATATGAAAAAGATGATGTACTAGTACAGAGATCAGAGGAACGGTGTAGAGCAGAAGATGCACTATATGGTATCACAAAAATCGAGGATGGGTCATATAGATGTTCAGTGTGTGATTGTAAACTTGTTTGTGGCATGTCAGTGCTTAGTCATGTGAGAGAAAAGCAGCATGAAACAGCACGAATAACTGCCATGAAGAATGATTGTGCCAAAGGGCCTGAAGTTCCAAATAACAGTTGTGGAGGTGAACTTGTTAACTACCAGGCAGAGGAGGATCATATGAAAGgaaagaagcataaaataaaacaagaaactgcTGAAAAGAACAATTGTCCCAAAAAGTTTGAAACTTCAAGCAACAGCTGTGAAAGTACTACACctgtttctttgtgttcagctgttTCTTGCTCACTTGCTGACAGTGTTGCTATTGTAGAGGATCGACATCAGGTAATGTCAGTGAAACGTTCAGTTATGTTAAATGATATTTGGACATATTTTTATGCACCATtccacattaacaaacaattcatCAGGTTTCATTCCAGGCAAATAATCTGCTCCCTTTGTTGGGAACAAGTAGGAAGATACATATTAAATGTAAGGGTACACATTTCTAGCTTAAGTCATCTTGATCGGGTAAATATATTACGAAATATTGAACTGAAAAATAAGTCATCCAATAAACAACTATTGGATATACCAGGCAGTCTAAAGAACATTGTTCCTGCTACTCAGTTTAGCTTGAGAAACAATGGTTTCTTTTGTAGTGTGTGCAACTGTTTCTGTGAAAAAGCACTTATATTAAGTCATATGACAGGTGCAAGCCATGGCAGAAAGCTAGATGAAATGAAAAACTTGGTAAAGAGCTAACAACGGTAACAGTGTGAGAAAGCCGAAATGATGAATTAAAAATGTGTGAGATTATGATGTTAATTTTACTGTATATATATTATTTCCTTTGATTGTTTGTTAATGTAGTGTGATGACTATTGCTTAAGCTGCCAAGGCAGAGATTGGATAGCTCCAGAGTCCAGTCATCTAATATTAagatttttttattacgtaaaaaGAAATACTCTTCTGTAGCAAAGTTTTATATGGCTCAACTGTTTAGTCGGAGGAAAGAACTCCTGTGGTATTATAGCCAGAATCAGGATTATTTTGTCCTCCCCCCTTTTCCTTCTTTCCATCACCCCttcccacatctctctctctctctctctctctctctctctctctctctctatctatctatctatctatctatatatctACCTTTAAATTTACAACTGCGTACCATGGAAATGATAACAGGAAGATCAGTGTACAGTTATTTAATTTGTCACATGTTGTAAATGTGTATTCAATCAGTCTGCTGATATGTACCGATTATTATTAGAGATTGAGTGTCTGCCAAAGAAAAGTGAAGAAATAATTGCATCACACAACAGTTATCCAAAAGTGTCACCAAGGGTATCATTTTTAAGGAGGCGCCATTgggtaaagtgagatgaaaattaaCAATGAGACAAGTATGTGAGATAAATTGAAAACATCAAACTTATTTAAAGGGAAAAAGTAATTTACCATGGAACAGCTGATGGATATATTAGTTAAAGTTTTCAAGCGCAGTACCTTGTCAACAGCAGGTTTAAACATGTTGTGAGGAgtatgtctgtaccagtttcatGTGACTCTTGCCTTGCATATTGCTTATTTTTCCTGATACACACTTACTTAAGTTCATATCACTGTGTGTTGTTTAAATTAGTTTGTAGTTATTTGCTTGGATGTTCCAGTGACCATATATTGTAAGATTACTCTTTATAGATGAATTTGTCATTCATTTAGTTAAGATAGTGTTTCCCCCTCCTGCCGGTGTTGCTACATGCCAGCCATTTGCTCAGATATCTTATATGTATAAACTTATTATCTATTcaaaattccagttttcaagaaagagGATTCCTGAGTTGGAATGCTTTCAGTTAGTCtgtaatgttatttttattaaaaaatttattatttggaaggtagaagatgacaAATTGTTATAGTTATGTATTCCATTCCTTTTTACAACATATTATAATGATAATTGTGTGCACCCCTTCTCCTCAtataattccttaatttcatctaaacATCACTGGCTTGCCCTGCCCTAAGTTCCATCTGACTTACCAGTGTAACTTTCCACCCCGGCTTTATATGTGTACTCTTTGCTATTTACCTTTTCTTCACCAGTCGTTCATGACGAGCAAAGTGCCCCAGTAGTTACAGCACTGGACACACATTTGGTAGTAGCGGAGTTAAAATTGCATTTGGACCACCCTGATGTAAGTACTCTGCACCTAACATAAGTACCTTGAGTAACTGCAAGGATTGCTCCAATCTGAGTGTGTGCCAGTCTTTAATGGCCTCATCAGCTGGATTTTAGTCTCTAATCTCTCTTTCTTCCCATTCTTCCTGCCATCCATGCTTTCTGTATTATACCCTCACATCGAGTTCTTTCCTGCATATGACATGCTGTTCTTTCTACATTCTTAATCATTCTGTTCATTCTCCATTCACACTGTTTCTTGATTTAAACCCAAACACCCCACACCCCTATATTGGGCTAAAGGCACAATGAATTTGTTTCACACACAATATCAAGCAATCAAATTTAGACACAAAATGAGTGTCAAATTTGTTCACAAGTCATTGTATAAGTAGTAAGTCATATTTGCACTGTATTTTTGAGTGATTCATGATTATTAGAACCACTAGATCAAGTCAAGATATTTTTTCCTCCTCTCAAAGCATCTGTCAGAGAAGCAGTTGTACCATGTAATGAATGTAATGATGGTGTTGCTAATGTAAACAATGTCAGTTTCCTTACAATTCATATTTATGTAACCAAATTGACTGCTATAATACATAGAATAAGAATATGGCTTGTATAATGTCTTTTTACTGTGTGATTCGAAGACAACATATAGAGggttttaattctttatttctggTGGAGAGCAATTAGAATTATCACAATTGGTTTTAAAAAGACAAAAGAGTGAAAAATACTCAAACATTATCAAATACAGTGATAGTGGCTTCATGGCATTGCAGTCAAGCAACATCCCACACTATAGTCAATAAGACTGAAAGGGAAAGCAGTGAATAAGCCCACAGTGTCACACTCATCAGAAACAGCGACAAAGTagacatgattattattattattattattattattatttttttttttaaggagacagTCATCAAATTGTCAAGGGCAGACTATGTGGTGGTGACAATGGTCGTGCACACACTCTCTAATGATGGAATGTGGCTGATTCAAACTCCTCTGTACTACTGAGATGGTGgatgcaaccacagaagaaaaattaaatttgtatcAGCAAATTTAACTGTGTATCTTGTGTGCTTACTATGTGGTAACTTTAAAGACAGAGTTTAGTTTGTTATTATGTGAGACAATAAATAGATGTTCAAAGCAGTCAAAAAGACAACCAGTTTCAGTGACTCACAAGCAACATCTTCAGTTCATACTGACACCTAGAACCCTTTCAGTTTTCCATTGTTCACACATTGTAGTCTGTAAATTTAATCTTGAAATAGAGTATTCGGGGGTACAAAACGAGTCATGTTACACATTAATGTGCAGAAGTAGCTGCACCTCACTACTTCTGTGGAGTATACTAATAACAATTATGGCAAGTCCTACTCAACTGATGCCAATAATTGTTGCAATTATTTTATGCAAATTAGCAGAAAAAGCCTTGCTGCTTCACCTGTACCACTCAGGtgctgtttttatttcattcattgaaCAAGCagttacgtaattgtgcaatcacaaGTGTCAGCTGTTTATGTAATGGCAAATTTAAGATCTGATTCATACTAATATTAGAGTTACATGAAATTCAAATATTCATCTCCACAATTCTGATAAAATGCAGGAAGAATGGAAATCGAGGTAGTCTCTTAATTCTTTTTTAATACCCAGGAGTTTTCAATTCCATGCTTGATATCTACTGGCAATCAGTTGGAGCCAAGTATCAAATTCCATTCTGAACCCTACATAGTACTATTTTTACTCCTAGTATTGTGACTGTGTTTCAGAGTTCTTAGTGTATTCACTTTTGTTGTTAAATATTTATCGAGTTTGTGTATTGCAAGTATCCAGAGGCTCTACAAGATGTTGAATGCATGTTGGATGCTTCTACAAAATGTTTGATTATCAATTTTGTATGAAGTTCTTATTGCATGTTTCAGTAGGATAAATATCTTTCTGCCCTTAGCTACTTTACTCCAGCATCTTATGCCATAGGACAGTACCAGAATGAACGTGTGCTACTAATCTTGTCTGCAATGACAGGTGAGCAACATAGGATCTGATAAATGCCAACTTCTCCACAGGTGCAAAAATCACAATTATGTCACAAGTGTTGCAGCATGTAACTTGGTTTTTGGTATTATCAGGGGACCCTAGATATGTATGAATACCAGTAGTTTTGCTTCATCAGTGTAGTGGGCCATCCTCTCTGCTCAACATGAACACAAAGCAAGAATGTATCTGGCacctaatttaaatttactatgtgCAGCAGACAGTTGTGATCCTGAGGTCTTTACATGTGCAACACTTAATGCTTCCGATTACATCTTCGGCAAGAAACTAGGCAGTTTCTAGAGTTTCAGAAGCCAGTCACAACGTTGACAACAGAGTAATGGGTTAGGTTATCAATGCACACTGTTATCCACTTAATTTCATTTGTTACCTCCCGAACAGTTCAATTTAAGGGGAGACTGAAGGcagtttttatccctattctgccaatgctatttcttCCTTTGAATAGATACACTTTTCAACAGAACTGTTAGTGTTAGAACAGTGTAATTTTTACAGAATGTATATAACACACATGCCTGCATTTACAAGCAAAATGAACAAAATTCCTTATATAGATTTGAAGGGaatttattcttttttaaaaatctttcactAAGAAAATTTCATGTTACTGTTTCTGTAGTGTTACGTTACACATAGATATTTAGTTGACTTGATGCACTAAGCAGCACACaattaatactgtatttgaacattgtgGCATTGTTTTTCGTACACATGTGCATTAACTTGGACTTTACTATGTTTAGACCTAGCTGCGatacatcacaccaactagaaattttctgtaaatcatcttgtatcttcctactgcCACTCAGTGACCACCTTTCCATACTTCATAGGATCATCAGCAAACTCCTGCAGGTTGCTGTTCATCCTGCCCATCGGATCATTTACCTATATAGAGAATAACAGTAATTGTATCACACTAACCCGGGACATTCTAAACAATactcttgtctctaatgaacacacTCCATCAAGGACAATGTAGTGACTCCTATTttataagaagtctttgagccattcacaaatctgggaacctattccataagcTTGTATGTTCATTAACACTCGGCAGTGTAGCACTGTTGAAATTTAATAGTGAAACAGAGAGAGTGTGTAATGGCTGTACTGAGCCCAGGATTCATGTTGTCACACTGATGCTGCTTGTGAACTTAAACCTTGGCTGTTTTCTTGTGGTCATCTTCATGTGGTTTCTAAATGCTGTGGATCTGCTATGGAGTACCAACAATGCTCAATGTGTAACTTGACTTCCATTTGCAGAGGGTCGTGGACTGTAAGAGACCTTTATAGTCTTCAAGCTACTAAACAGCATAATTGCCTTTTAAACTCTTTTCTATTTTGTTGTTCTTGTCTAACATTCATATACATTGGGTGAACAGATTTCATATGAACTAGAACAAAATTTCTCTAGCAACTCTCATAACATCACAGAAgaaagtgacatttttcttcagctTTGTTCAACTGTTTCTGGGCACTGGCATTGTAGGCAGTGCCTCTTTCTCTCAGCCTTGGAAAACAGTGCAAAGCCACAATGGCAAAGCATAAGTGATCTTTTCATAACAGGTGGAGACAACAGATTACTGTCACGCTTTGCCGATGTCGTGTGCCCAACTTCATCATAGGTATGTCAATGCAAAGCACGCACAGTGGAGATTATCTAAATGTGAACTACCTTTACAATGTTTTTATTTAACGCTTTTCATCTGACTGCAAGGAAGTGGTGGAACAATCTGATCTACCATAGAtccgcccccaccccccacccccccacccccaccctccccccaccccccacacacacagacactaaaGTGACAGATGTTGTGTAAGTTAACTTAATTAACTAATTACAACTGTACTATGATATTGAGCTTTTTAATAAATTATTACCATTATTAAAATAAAGGTCTTATGAGGCTGAATTCAGTTTCCCCGCTCAATATAACCAGATTCCTCATACGtcttaagtttgtctctttgtttaCCAATGGTAAATATCACAGTTTGCATTTGCATTTTTTGGTAAATATTTATTACTCAGTTTAATTGATAAAAGATTGTCTCATCCTTCGATGTCTTCACTCTTAATGTAACATCTTTACATTAATAGTAAATATTAATTTAAACACTAAGTTGTCATTTTTGTTACACTCTAGTAAACAGTTTTATCTTTATCTACTTCACTACATTTTTCTAAACAGCCAGTTACGTTGATCGTATGTCACTGCATTCTCAAAACCCATAGGAAGTTGTTGTCATGATCGATCAGTCTCTACCATGATTTCATTATTCTTAATCAGCTTATAAAAACAAAATCTTGTCAACTTTATTGAGATGTACAAGGTGCAGATATTCATCTACCATAAGGAGTTACATGCTGACTCTTTCCTCTATAGTAATTTCCACAATTCCAGGTCTTCGATTTGTGACAAGACAACATCTATAGAACCAAAGATTTAAAACATCAGTCATTGCCCAGGTAAGTCTGTTTGCTATTAACTACTTTTGAGAATGCTTCAACAGTGTGACTAACTGTCACTGTATAGTTTCATACCATTCTAAGAAATATACTCACACCTTGCCCTTTGAGCCGATACTGTGAACATACATTGTCATTTGTGCAGTATGGGTATCTCTCTCCTTAGTCTTCTCCATAAAGATATAAGCCATCCCTTCTAAGGGTCCAATCCATCGATAATATGGTACAGTTTGTCACAAAACAGCGGGTTGCTAGACTCCTGAACTCGACATTGTGTTCTAGTCACAGTGAGAATTAGATATGAACAAATGTGTGGCTTTGAGTAACACTTTATTTTGTTAAATAGCATGCCTTCACATTCAACATGATAACCAGACAATGCAGTGTAGTTGCTAACACAAAAGCATGAGCACTCAAGCTTTTGCTAGGTAATCAAGTGAACAATTAAACTAGGAAAGAAAAAACACAGACAATATTAAGGTCATGGAACTCTACACTGCAGCAAGGAGGACGCATTTCTTGGTGCTCCTGGTAGCCAGTGTATGAACCCTGTTGATGTATGCCAAATGATCATTTAACATCTGCTATTGCTGTAGCTTGTCATCACTATATAGCACACTATGGGAAAGTGGATGCATGAAGCACCATCCATGAATCATGTTGTGAGTGTACCAATCATCCAGAATGTGTTTAATGTTGAGTCAGAGTCGGTGAACGTTCCAGTGGAGGCTGCTTGGTGGTGGATGGTTTTGTCTGGTTATGTGGAAGATGCAGGTGTGAAGATTCTTGTATAATGAATGCTTGCTTCACTCTATCAATGGAGACAGTGTTGTCTTACTTTTTATGATGACTTCAAATCTTTTATCACCTCTGTTAATGATGTGATGGGGACCAGTATGAGGTAATGTCAGTGGCTATTTGATGCCGTTTCTTTGCAACATTGCATGCATACGTTATTGTACCTTGCAGTGTATGAAGGTTTGTGGAGTACCGTGGTTTGATGCATGTCATGGCCGGATCTGCATAATTCTTTCTCTGAGATGGGTGTTGAATTCTGGTGTATTAGCACCAACCATCGAAAATGCACGTGGATTGATGAACTCACCGGGAAGCCATAGGTCTACTGTAGGTGAGGCATCCAGCTCTTGTTTGGGCGTGTTGCATAGGCCAAGCAAAACCAATGGTAGGGTGGATCTCCATCGTGATTCATGGAAAATTAGAGAAGCTTTAAGCAACCAGTGCCAGCGTTCAACCATTCCATTACTGGTATGGTGGTAACTTCTTGTTCTGTGGTGCATTGTGCCACAAAATGTATTCTGTTGGGCACATAGACTGGATGGATTCGAACTGCCAACCTCTGTCTGTTATTATGTGAAGCGGAAAACAAAGACTGGAGACTCTTTGACACAAATGTAGTGACTAGTGTCTCAGCAGAAATGTTATCCACTGGAATGGCTTCTGGCCAGTGCATGAAACATTCTATTACTGTCAGTGGGTAATGTTGTCCTGAAAGAGGCAGTGTATCTATGACATCAGTATGAAATGCACAAATGGTGTCTGGAAAATTGCCTACCCATGACCATGGTAAGATAGCTTGCTGCGTTAGTATTACACACATGCACAAGCCCATATTTGACAGTCCTTTCGTATTCCAGGCCACAGAAAATGACCAGCTATTAGTTTGATTTTTGTCTTAATGCCAGGGCTGCATAA
It encodes:
- the LOC124558188 gene encoding uncharacterized protein LOC124558188 isoform X2, with protein sequence MNYQETTEDLNTFVDKLANLINDTFKSCIKNYDTLLPFINQKEINAKIHHRLVFVNILLNKLNEELSGLITEYVTVSPYEQKGETVLFEGGRRRRKSHMLKLDGQQTESKKSPYSDNRKCSIALTSQTGINIQSDNLLLIGTEKAINTQPQKLDMQEKKNVKTETQDLNKFEGGTQRIMSDVVDLDRHETKSIKMELPFSDNSKCSIPLTSQTGTNIKPENLVLRDNEETSNTQARKADMQEKKNIKTEAQESNKVEEGRRGIIYDVLDLGRHQTKCIKVDVPFSDNAKCSIPLTSQTGTNVKSENSLLRDNALKLDMQGKKNIKTETQDSNKVKGGRKRITSDVLDVGRHETKSMKVEVPFSDNTKYSIPLISRTGTNIKSENSVLRDNEQTSNIQAQKSDMHAKKNIKTEVQESNEVEDIHEFPITSCQIPVAHNFYDTTNNGATVHFAGDGVNASVVDRHVVGNVCNTPFDTLTHSENNEMCVPLLNVGSETSSQEKRENTVNILSKDHDIYRGLREEVGCTTSLSAHAKRSFDSKEPPVTFSTCDNQSAVLLGGRENSFYGGWREAPHCPRTYINGDVPAQRSEKWCRAEDSLCGIIKIRNGMYRSSLFCDMAVFGHVRGKQYKRARITARRERKLENLILIDRTVTSDTEEENLLYMLAKKSIKMKLQDLNKVEGDEKRRMSDALDLGRQETKSIKMEEPFSDHKKYSIPLTSQTGINIKSDNLALMDNEETSNTQAQKLDMHVKKNIKSEVQESNEVEGIHESLITSHQIPVAQKLYNTTNNGMTVRFIGDEVNASVTDRYVQDNAFDKRFDTFTHRVNNEECIPFRNVGNDTSNQEKCEDSGSVLSTDYDIYRGLQGEVGRTICFSDEVKRPFDSKEPPVTSSTCDKQSAVFIEQRANSCIEGGRRAPHSRIKYEKDDVLVQRSEERCRAEDALYGITKIEDGSYRCSVCDCKLVCGMSVLSHVREKQHETARITAMKNDCAKGPEVPNNSCGGELVNYQAEEDHMKGKKHKIKQETAEKNNCPKKFETSSNSCESTTPVSLCSAVSCSLADSVAIVEDRHQETVIKLSRADYVVVTMVVHTLSNDGMWLIQTPLYY